The Pseudomonas sp. B21-023 genomic interval CGGCTTGCCGACGATGCGCCGCGCGAGCGGCGCTCTATCTCCAGGGCCGCAACACGTCCGTCGAACAGGTGCCGATCAGAGAATCGATAACGGGTACTCGACGATCACCCGTACCTCGTCCAGGTCCGACTCGAAGGCTGTCGCCCGGGTGGTGGCCTGGCGCACGCGCAGTGCCAGGTCCTTGGCCGCGCCGGTCTGCACCACGTACTTGACCTCGATGTCGCGCTCCCAGCGCTTCTGGTCGGTGAGCGGGTCGCCGTTGCCGTCGCGGCGCATGTAGTAGGCGTTGGCATGGCTGTAGTCGGCGTCGCTGCCACGGCCATAGCGGGTCATGAACGACAGCCCCGGCACACCGTAGGCGGCCATGTTCAAGTCGTAGCGCAGCATCCATGAGCGCTCTTTCGGCGAGTTGAAGTCGCTGTACTGGATGGAATTGTCGAGGAAGATCGAATCGGACTGGCGCAGGTAGTCGAAGTCGTCGTCGCCGTTGTTGCGCTGGTGGGTCAGGGCCAGGGTATGGGCGCCGTAGCGCACGCCGAGCTTGGCGCTCCAGATGTCGTTGTCGAACTGGCCCAGGCGCTGGCGCCCTTCGTCCCTGGCGTTGTAGAAATTGAACCCGCCGATCAGCGCCAGCTCATCCGACAACGGCCAGGTCACGCTGGTACCGGCGTAGTACTGGTTCCACACATCCTTCAAGCGACTGCCGAACAGGCTGACGCTGACGTTTTCGTTGATCGCGTAGTCGCCACCGCCGTAGGCGATCCACGGCGAATCCACCGGGCCGCCGTAGAACGTCACGAAGTTATCGCGCAAGTCGCTGGACACCGGCTGGCTCATGGCGTGCAGGCGCCCGGCCTGCAGCGTCAGGCCTTGCACACTGGTGTTCTCCAGGGTCACGCCGCGAAAACTTTCCGGCAACAGCCGCGAGTCGCCGGCCGCCACCACCGGGTTGACCGGGAACACATCGCCCACCCGCAGCACGGTGTCGAACAGGCGCACCTTGGCCGCGCCGCCGAGCTTGGTGTATTCATCGCGGGCCTGGCCATCGCGGTCCACCGGCAGCACGTCGAACGAGCTGCGCCCACCGTTGCGTCCGCCACCGGTGTCGAGCTTGAGCCCGAGCATGGCGAAGGCGTCCACGCCGACGCCCACCGTGCCTTGGGTGAAACCGGACTCGAAGCGGGTGATCACGGCATGGGCCCAGGCCTCGGAGTAGCCGTTGCCGCTGTCCTTGCCACTGTTGTAGGTGGGGGCCGGGCCATCGCGATGATCGCGATTGAAATAGTAATTGCGGTTGAGCACGCTCAGGCGGCTGCCTTCGATGAACCCTTCCTTCTGCTCTTCTGCGGCCCAGGCCGCCGGGCCGAAGCCGGCCAGCGCCACCAGGGCGGCCAGGGAAAGTGTCGGATTGCTCTTCATCCACTGCTCCTTCGATTGCGGCTGTTCTTGTTGTCAGGCCCTGGCGCTGGAGCCTCCCTGGTCTGGCCAGATGCGCACGCACCCAGCCCCATTGGCCGAGCCTGATGCTCGCTGCTGGCGGATAACGGGAAGGTGATGGGGGCATTACAATCGTGTCATGCGCAGCGGGGGGAGCTGCGTGCGCGCCCAGCTTTCAGATCTGTAACCCGGCCGTCATGCCCCTGTTGGCCGGGCATCGCTAGCGTGGTCTGCGAAACGAACTTTTCGGAGGCACGACCATGCTACGACCGACCCTCACCGCCGCCCTGCTGGCGCTTTCCCTCTCGACCCAGGCCAGCGGCTTTTCCAGGCTGGACAGTGAACAGCTGCTGGCGGACCACCAGCAGGCCGTGGCGGCCTATGCGGCCAAGCGGGCGAAGCCCATGCCGGAGATCGTCGACTACCGCTATGGCATGAAGCTCGACGTTGCCCGCCTCGTGCGCCAATCGGGCGACCCGCGCACCTGCGAGGTGGTGCCACGGCTGATGACCTTCGAAGACAGCCAGGGCACCTTGCGCACCGTGCGCTACGCGGTGCAGTCGCAGTGCATCAACAACAAGTAGTTCAGCCGCGCAGCCCGTCCACCAGTTGCAGGCTGTTGCGCCCGCTGCGCTTGGAGGCGTACAGCAGCACGTCGCCTTGCTCGATCAACGCCGCCAGGCTGGCCGGCGGGCGGTCGAACAGATTGGCGCCGATGCTCAGGGTCACCGCCTCGGGGGTGCGGAACGCCTGTTCGGCGGTGCCCTGGAACTGCTGGCGCAGGGCCTCGGCCAGGCGCTGGATGGCTTCGCGCGAAGCCCCGGCCAGGAGGATCACGAACTCGTCGCCGCCCAGCCGTGCGGCGATCGCCCGCTCCGGCAGCATGGCCCGGATCATCTCGCTCAAGGCCACCAGCAGGCGGTCGCCGGCGGCATGCCCATGCAGGTCGTTGACCAGCTTGAAGTGGTCGATGTCGATCAGCAGCAAGGCCCCGGGGTTTGCCGGGGAAACCTCGTTGAACAGGTTCGCCGCGCGCATTTCCAGTGCACGGCGGTTGTACAGCGCGGTCAGCGGATCGCGCGCGGCCAGGCGCTCGATGCGCTCCTCGCGGCGGTAGCGCACGGTGCCGGTCATCGACAGGGCAATCAGCATGATCGCCATGGCCCCTTCCACCAGCGACACCTGGATGATCTGCCCGCGAAACGCGGTCAGGTCGATCAGTGTCCCCGGCAGCAGCGCCGGCAGCGTCTTGGCCAGGTAGAACAGCCCGTGCAGCAGCAGGATGCAGCGCAGCTGCACCGCGCCGACACTGAACGACTTGCCGTGCGGGCGCAACAATGCGCTGGCGTACAGGGTGAACGCGGCGACCAGCAGCGAGTTGGCCACCAGGAAGGTCTTCGACCAGGTGGGCCACTGCGGCAGCAGCAACAGGCTCAGCCAGGCCAGCGGGGCCAGGTAGCAGAGCCGTGACAGGCGGGTTTCGGTAAAGCGTGACACCCCCAGCAGGAATAGCCAGTGTGCAGCCACCAGCATGCCGTTGGCGAACCAGATACCGATGAACAGATATCCGCTGCCACGCAGCAAGGCGAGCGAGGAACCGACGCTGATGGTGGCGAAGCTGGCGCTCCAGCACAGCAGCGAGGACTCGCGCACGCTGCGCCACTCCACGGCCAGATAAAGCGCGGCGGCCGCGGCCAGCGCGATGGTGAGGGTCAGCATGGTGGAAGCGTCGAACGCCATGGGTGGAAGTGGCCTGTATCTGGGTTACCGTTCAGAACGGTGATTGTATGCGTTCAAGGGCCATTGCACAGGCATAAATGATATCCAAATGATGGCGCTCGGACGACCAACCAATTCATCCGAATACTCGACGACAGTCACCTGTCATTGCCCGGAGAGGAAGCTCACCAGCTGTCGCCCGTGCGAGCTGAGCGCCTCCCAGCTACGGAAACAGATACGCAGTTCCAGGGTCGCCCAACGCTCCTCAAGCGCCACACGGCGCACCGCCAGCTCCTGCTCGGCGCGCAGCGCCGCCGTTTCCGGCAGCATGGCGATACCCGCGTGCTGGGCCACCAGTTGGGCGATGGCTTCGAAGCTGGGCGCGCGCACCCGCACCTTCAGCGGCATGGCCAGGTTCATCGCCAGCTCCTCGACAAAGCGCTGCATGGCACGCTCGGCGGGCAGGCAGACGAAGGGAAAGCCCAGCGCGTCCGCCAGGCGCAGCTGGCCGCGCCCGGCCAACGGGTGATCGAGCGGCACCAGCAGCACCAGGCGCTCGGTGCGAAACGGCAGCGACACCACGCCCTCGTTGACCAGGTTGCCGTCGTACACGCCGATCTCGCACTCCCCGGCCAGCACCACCCGCAGCACATCGATGCTCTTGTGCTCGACCAGTTGCAGGTCCACCTCCGGGTAGTCGGCCAGGAACGGCCCGAGCACGGCCGGCAACAGGGTGCTGTTGGTCACGGTGGACGCCGCCAGGTGCAGGGTGATGCGCCGCTGGCCGGCGAGTTCGCGCAGCGTGTCCTGCAGCTTCTGCGCCTCGCCCAGCACGCCCCGCGCCGACTCCAGCACCAGGCGCCCGGCCGGGGTCAGCTGCATACCGTCGGCCTTGCGCAGGAACAGGGTCAACCCGCTGCGCGCTTCGAACAGGCGCAGGCGGGTGCTGGCGGCCGATACCGCCACCGGGAAGGTGGCCGCCGCCTTGCTCAGGCTACCGGTGGCGGCAATGGCGGCGAGCAGCCGCAGGTCGGCCAGGTCGAAGTGCATCAGGGCTTCTCCAAATCAGAACGCCATGTTCGAGAAAAAGCGATTCTAGCGCGGGTGTGTTCTGCGCAGAATAAACCACACTTCCTCTGTGCCACGGACCCGCCATGACCCGCCTGCCCGCCCCGCTCCAGCGCGCCCTTGCCAACGGCAGCCTGTACGCCGTACTCGCAGCCCTGGGCTTCAGTTTCAAGGCCATCTTCGTCAAGCTTGCCTATGCCGCAGGCCCGGTGGACGCCATCAGCCTGCTGGCACTGCGCATGGCCCTGTCGCTGCCGCTGTTCGCCTGGCTGGTGTGGGCCAGCCGTGGCCAGGGCGGCGCGCCGCTGAGCGCCGGCGACGGCCTGCGCGTAGCCTTGCTTGGCCTGTTCGGCTACTACCTGGCCAGCCTGTTCGACTTCTACGGCCTGCAATACATCAGTGCCGGGCTCGAGCGGCTGATCCTGTTCACCTACCCGACCCTGGTGCTGGTGATCCAGGCCATCGTCCAGCGCGAACGCCCGACCCTGCGCACCCTGGCGGCCATGGGCCTGTGCTACCTGGGGCTGGGCATCGCCTTTGTCCACGATATCGGCGCCTCGGGCGGCGGCAATGCGGTGCTGGTCGGCTCGCTGTGGGTGTTCGCCAGCGCGGTCACCTATGCCCTGTACTACTCGGGCACCGGCATGATGCTCAAGCGCATGAATTCGATGCGCCTGGCCGGGTTGTGCGGCACCGCCTCCTCGCTGATGGTGCTGGCCCACTACCTGCTGGTGGCCGATGTCGCGCCGCTGCTGCAGCTGCCCGGCACGGTGTGGCTCAACGCAGCATTGATGGCGCTGTTCTCCACGGTGCTGCCGATCTACTGGGTGGCGCTGGCGATCCAGCGCCTCGGGCCCACGCACACGGCGGCGGTGGGCAACCTGGGGCCGGTGCTGACGATGCTGGCCTCATGGCTGATCCTCAGCGAGGCGATCTCCTTGTACCAGGTGGCCGGGTTGGTCCTGGTGCTGTTCGGGGTATCGCGGCTGAAACCGGCGAAAAAGCCAGAGGCGCCAACCGCACCGATTCCGGCCTCGGCGCGGTCCCTGTAGGCGCCATGCATCCGCTGCGGGCACGCATTGCATTTGCCCTGCACGGCGAACCCATGGCATAGAAAGGCTGTCCACGTCCTTACCCGGCCGCATCGCGCCCTCCAGGAGATCTCAA includes:
- a CDS encoding OprD family porin is translated as MKSNPTLSLAALVALAGFGPAAWAAEEQKEGFIEGSRLSVLNRNYYFNRDHRDGPAPTYNSGKDSGNGYSEAWAHAVITRFESGFTQGTVGVGVDAFAMLGLKLDTGGGRNGGRSSFDVLPVDRDGQARDEYTKLGGAAKVRLFDTVLRVGDVFPVNPVVAAGDSRLLPESFRGVTLENTSVQGLTLQAGRLHAMSQPVSSDLRDNFVTFYGGPVDSPWIAYGGGDYAINENVSVSLFGSRLKDVWNQYYAGTSVTWPLSDELALIGGFNFYNARDEGRQRLGQFDNDIWSAKLGVRYGAHTLALTHQRNNGDDDFDYLRQSDSIFLDNSIQYSDFNSPKERSWMLRYDLNMAAYGVPGLSFMTRYGRGSDADYSHANAYYMRRDGNGDPLTDQKRWERDIEVKYVVQTGAAKDLALRVRQATTRATAFESDLDEVRVIVEYPLSIL
- a CDS encoding DUF2790 domain-containing protein yields the protein MLRPTLTAALLALSLSTQASGFSRLDSEQLLADHQQAVAAYAAKRAKPMPEIVDYRYGMKLDVARLVRQSGDPRTCEVVPRLMTFEDSQGTLRTVRYAVQSQCINNK
- a CDS encoding GGDEF domain-containing protein, which codes for MAFDASTMLTLTIALAAAAALYLAVEWRSVRESSLLCWSASFATISVGSSLALLRGSGYLFIGIWFANGMLVAAHWLFLLGVSRFTETRLSRLCYLAPLAWLSLLLLPQWPTWSKTFLVANSLLVAAFTLYASALLRPHGKSFSVGAVQLRCILLLHGLFYLAKTLPALLPGTLIDLTAFRGQIIQVSLVEGAMAIMLIALSMTGTVRYRREERIERLAARDPLTALYNRRALEMRAANLFNEVSPANPGALLLIDIDHFKLVNDLHGHAAGDRLLVALSEMIRAMLPERAIAARLGGDEFVILLAGASREAIQRLAEALRQQFQGTAEQAFRTPEAVTLSIGANLFDRPPASLAALIEQGDVLLYASKRSGRNSLQLVDGLRG
- a CDS encoding LysR substrate-binding domain-containing protein, which encodes MHFDLADLRLLAAIAATGSLSKAAATFPVAVSAASTRLRLFEARSGLTLFLRKADGMQLTPAGRLVLESARGVLGEAQKLQDTLRELAGQRRITLHLAASTVTNSTLLPAVLGPFLADYPEVDLQLVEHKSIDVLRVVLAGECEIGVYDGNLVNEGVVSLPFRTERLVLLVPLDHPLAGRGQLRLADALGFPFVCLPAERAMQRFVEELAMNLAMPLKVRVRAPSFEAIAQLVAQHAGIAMLPETAALRAEQELAVRRVALEERWATLELRICFRSWEALSSHGRQLVSFLSGQ
- a CDS encoding DMT family transporter, encoding MTRLPAPLQRALANGSLYAVLAALGFSFKAIFVKLAYAAGPVDAISLLALRMALSLPLFAWLVWASRGQGGAPLSAGDGLRVALLGLFGYYLASLFDFYGLQYISAGLERLILFTYPTLVLVIQAIVQRERPTLRTLAAMGLCYLGLGIAFVHDIGASGGGNAVLVGSLWVFASAVTYALYYSGTGMMLKRMNSMRLAGLCGTASSLMVLAHYLLVADVAPLLQLPGTVWLNAALMALFSTVLPIYWVALAIQRLGPTHTAAVGNLGPVLTMLASWLILSEAISLYQVAGLVLVLFGVSRLKPAKKPEAPTAPIPASARSL